A region of the Burkholderia savannae genome:
GCGACGGCAGGTATTGCCGCATCGGCAGCCTCAGCACGCGCAGGAAGAGCGCGCCGAGCGCCGCGAAGCACACGAGGGCGACGGCGCCCGCCGCGAACGTGTGGACGAGCACGCGCGCGGTCAGGTTCGGCCGGTCGAGCGACGACAGCAGCAGGCACGGAATGCCGATGTTCGATACGAGCGCGCTCAGGCACGCCGCGTTCATCGGAAGCTTGAGCCTGACCCACAGCAGGCCGATCAGCGAGCACGCGAAGATCGGAAAGACGACCAGCGAAAAATCGTTTTGCATTCGGACGATCCCGAAGAGACGGCGGCATGTGCCGACGATGCGGCACGCCGCGCGCCGGCCGTTGCATGATGCATTCTCGGCGGCCGGCGCGCAGCGTTCGAAACGCGAAGCGGGCGAGCGTCGGTGGTCAATCGTCGCCGAAGCCGAACACGAGCTGACGCTCGAGCGCGCCGTGACCGTCGAAATTCAGCCGCCGCATGTTGCGTCGCTGATCGGGCGGATAGCCGGTTCTTCCGTGGGTGACCGCGGTGTTGTCACCGATCAGGATCTGCCCGGGCTCGAGCGGAAACAGCAGCACGTTGTCCGGATCGGTCAGGAAGCGCGCAAGGCTGTCGTACATGTCGGCGGCGGCGGCGGCGGCCGCGGGCGTCGCCGTGGCCGCGCCGTCGTTCATCCTGAACTTGATCGACCAGCCGTCGTCCTCCGCCTTGAACACGGGCGCCGTGCTCTTTTGCGTCGTGCGCTCGATCGTCGGCGCGTCGGCGCGGGCGAGCGGCGCGACGTTGCCGTAGCGATCGACGATATGACGGTACGCGGCCTTCGCGCTCGACAGCGTCGACAGGCCGCCCTGGTGCGACGGCCTCACGCATTGCAGCGTGATGATCCGCTCGGGCGCGTCCGAAAATGCCCCGTCGGTATGCGGCAGATGCGCTTCGTGCGACGAGTCGATATGGCCGTCGACCGGTTTGAACGCGTTGATCGGCACGACGCCGTCGCCGTCCGCGCGCTTGTGCGGCGCGGCGTTGCCGAGCAGCGGCTTGAGCGCGAGCAGATTGTCCCTTTCCGACGATTCGCAGTCGAGGATCACGAAACCATAGCGATTGAAGGTCCCGACCATGTCGGAGATCTCGTCGCCGGTCATCGTGCCGGGAGAGTGGATCGGCAGCGTCACTTCGGCAAGCGGCAGCGTGCTGTCGAACGGTTGGCGTAGCGCTTGCGCGCAAAGGCTGGAAGTCTGAGTCAACATGATCGGCCCTCGGAACGTGGATTTCACACGGTTGACGCCCAAGTATTTCGGTATGCTTATCAATGGGCGCTGTCTCCTCCTATGTCTGTCTTTCTACTTTCCATCTTTTATATTACAGATCATTAACCGCGTTGCGATTTTGTTTACAAATAGACAGGTCTTTCTAATTTGGCGTCGGAAATCCGCGCGTAGAAATGATGTGGCGTGAATTTGCAGATGGAGTGCGGACAGATTTTGATTCCGCTCAGACGTTAATGTGCCGATGCCGATCGAAATTGCCTCGGTCGCGTTCGCTCTGTTCGAGCGCCCGGCGCGCCGCGAAAGCATTGGCGCAATGTCGGAATATGCAAACGCGGTCGAAATTAGAAAATTCGTGCGCGAGCGCCCGCATCCATCATTCGCAATTGAAAAATCAGAATATTCGAGCGTTTAAAAAAGGAAAATTAATGACGCGGGTTCGGCGATCGCGCCGAACGGGATCGATAACGGCTGCACATGGATGGCGGATCGATTCGCCGGCGCCCATTCCGGAAACGACGAAAACGATTTCGGCGAAGGCGCGCAAATCGGGCGCCTCTGCTCGTGCGCATCGCTTGAAACGAGGTGTCGGACGGTTATTCGGCCGGATCGAGCAGCGACAATTCGTCGACGAACCGCACGGCGAACGATGCGGTGCCGCGCGCATCCGCCGCGCGCTCCGCGGCGATCGCATAGATCGCGTGCGCCGCGCCCGCCGCGGCGAGCGGCGCACCGCGCTGCGCGAGAAGCGCCGCGATCAGCGCACCGAGCGCGCACCCGGCCCCCGTCACGCGCGTCAAGCGCGCGTCGCCGCCCGCAACGGCGAGCGTGTCGACGCCATCCGTCACGTAGTCGGTCGGCCCGCTCACCGCGACGATCGCGCCGCTGCGCCGCGCGAGATCGCCGATGAACGCGAGCGCGCTTTCGGAGCTCGCGGTCGTGTCGACGCCCTTGCCGGCCGAAGCGCCACCCGCGAGCGCGATCAGCTCGCTCGCATTGCCGCGGATCACGGTCGGCTTGAACGCGAGCAGGCCGCGAACGATCGCGTCGTAATCAGGCGCCCCCGCGCCGACCGCGACTGGGTCCAGCACCCAGCGCGTGCCGGCCTCGGCGGCGGCGCGCGCGGCCGTGCGCAGCGCGTCGGCGCCGCTGCTCATCAGCGCGGCCGTGTTGATCCACAGCGCGCCGGCGCCGGCGGCGAAGCGCGCGGACCAGTCGGCCGCCGCGCCGATCGCGGGCGCGGCCCCGACGGCGAGCAACACGTTCGCGCTCAAGTTCGCGGCGACGTAGTTCGTGAGTCCGTACACGAACGGCGCCGCGTGCTTGACGGCGGCCAGTTCGTGGCGCACGGATGGCGTGTTCCAGGAGATCGATTCCATGTCGTGGTTCCTTGTCGCGTTCGCGCTCATGCGCACGCGTGAATGCAGGTGGGCGCGGGTTGGCCGATCGGGCGCGATCGGGCACTGAAGCAAGCCCGTCCCATCGGCCATCGCGAGAAGGCGCGGCTCGCGCACTGTAGCCGCTGTGGCGCGCGCATGCGCCGATCGGCGTCAAGTGTTTGCAGAGCGACTCGCCGTGACTCGATGCGGCGGCCGGCGCAGTCGGTCGCGCGGGGCGCGGCCGGCGCGCGCCCGCGGCCTCACGCGCCGCGCCGCTTCGATTTCTCTGCGGGCATCGACAGAATGTCGAGCGCCTGTTGCATCAGCTCGATGCTCTGACTCTCCTGCATGATGCCCGCGTGCAGCACGAGATGCTGCAGGCGACGATCCTTCGTGTTCATGTCGTGCGCGAAATCGCGCGCCTCGATCTCGCGATAGAGCGCGAGCTTTTGTCGATGCAGATCGAGCCGCCGCTTGATTTCGTCGCCGAGCCCCGTCGGCCCGACGACCGCTTCCGCGCGCAGCCGGATCATCAGCTCGTCGCGCAGCGGCTTCGGATCGTCGTGTTGCGCGATCCAGCGTTTGAGCTCCTTGCGGCCCGCGGGCAGTATCCGGTACGCGCGTTTGCGCCCGCGAGCCTGCTCGACGGGCGTGGATTCGACCCAGCCTTCGTCCTCGAGCCGCGCGAGCTCGCGGTAGATCTGCTGATGCGTCGCGTGCCAGAAGTAGCCGATCGAGCGGTCGAAGCGGCGCGTCAGCTCGGAGCCTGAGCCCGGGCGTTCGGCGAGGGAGGTGAGCAGCGCGTGAGGCAGGGACATTGACGAGCGGGCGAGTGGTCGAAACCCTTGCATCTTGCCATACCGCGCAGCGTCCGCCCGTTTAGAGCACTCACTTTATGCAACGCGTTGCAATTGAAAGGCGATGTCGATATATTTATGCAACCCGTTGCAAAAAAAGAGCGACCGATGACTTACTATCCCCACCTGACGGCTCCACTGGAGCTCGGTTTCACGTCGTTGAAGAATCGCGTATTGATGGGCTCGATGCACGTCGGGCTAGAGGAAGCGCCCAACGGCTTCGAGCGGATGGCCGCGTTCTACGCGGAGCGCGCGCGCGGCGAGGCGGGGCTCATCGTCACGGGCGGGATCGCGCCGAACGAGCGAGGCCGGATGATGCCGGGCGGCTCGATGCTCACGACGGAGGAAGAGGCCGAGCGCCACCGGATCGTCACGCGCGCGGTGCACGACGCGCACGGCAAGATCGCGATGCAGATCCTGCACTTCGGCCGTTATGCGTATCACCCGTCGCTCGTCGCGCCGAGCGCGCTGAAGGCGCCGATCAACGCGTTCACGCCGCATTCGCTGTCGGCGAGCGAGGTCGACGCGACGATCGACGATTTCGTGCGCTGCTCGGCGCTCGCGCAGTACGCGGGCTACGACGGCGTCGAGATCATGGGCTCCGAAGGCTATCTGATCAACGAATTCATCGCGGCGCGCACGAACCATCGTGACGACGAATGGGGCGGCCCATACGAAAATCGCATCCGCTTTCCGGTCGAGATCGTGCGGCGCGTGCGCGAGCGGGTCGGCGCGAATTTCATCATCATCTACCGGCTGTCGATGCTCGACCTCGTCGAAGGCGGCTCGACGCTCGACGAAGTGATCCGGCTCGCGCAGGCGGTCGAGGCGGCCGGCGCGACGATCCTGAACACCGGCATCGGCTGGCACGAGGCGCGCATCCCGACGATCGCGACGAAGGTGCCGCGCGCCGCGTATGCGTGGGTGACGAAGCGGCTCGTCGGCAAGGTCGGCATTCCGCTTGTCGCGACGAACCGGATCAACACGCCGGAAATCGCCGAGCAACTGCTCGCCGAAGGCTATTGCGACATGGTGTCGATGGCGCGGCCGTTCCTCGCCGATTCGCAATTCGTGCGCAAGGCGCGCGAGGGCCGCGCCGATGAGATCAACACCTGCATCGGCTGCAACCAGGCATGCCTCGACCACATCTTCAGCGGCAAGATCACGTCGTGCCTCGTCAACCCGCGCGCGTGCCACGAGACCGAGCTCGTGATCGCGCCCGCCGCGCAGCGCAAGCGGATCGCGGTGGTCGGCGCGGGGCCCGCGGGCCTGAGCTTCGCGGTCACGGCCGCCGAGCGCGGGCACGAGGTCGAGCTGTTCGAGGCGTCGCCGGAGATCGGCGGGCAGTTCAACGTCGCGAAGAAGGTGCCCGGCAAGGAGGAGTTCCATGAGACGCTGCGCTATTTCCGCCGGCAGATCGAGCTGCACGGGCTCACGCTGCATCTGAACACGCGCGCCGACGTCGCGCGGCTCGCGGGCGGCGGCTTCGACGAAATCGTGCTCGCCACGGGCGTCGTGCCCCGCGTGCCCGACATCGACGGCGTCGATCGCGCCAACGTGCTCGGCTATCTCGACGTGCTGCGCGACGGCAAGCCGGTCGGCGCGAACGTCGCCGTGATCGGCGCGGGCGGAATCGGCTTCGACGTCAGCGAATATCTGACGCAGACGGGCGAAAGCGCGAGCGTCGCGCCGCCGAAGTTCTACGCGGAATGGGGCATCGACGTCGGCTACGAGCAGCGCGGCGGCGTGCGGATGCCGCACGTCGACGCCGCCGCGCGCAACGTGCATCTGCTGCAGCGCAAGGCGTCGAAGGTCGGCGACGGGCTCGGCAAGACGACGGGCTGGATTCACCGGACGTCGCTGAAGTCGCGGCGCGTTGCGATGTCGTCGAGCGTGTCTTACGAGCGGATCGACGACGCGGGGCTGCACGTGACGATCGACGGCGAGCCGCAGACGCTCGCGGTGGACAGCGTCGTCGTCTGCGCGGGCCAGGAGCCGCAGCGCGAGCTGTACGACGGCCTGCGCGCGGCGGGCTGTTCGGTGCATCTGATCGGCGGCGCGCACGTCGCCGCCGAGCTCGACGCGAAACGCGCGATCCTGCAGGGCACGAGGCTCGCGGCATCGATCTGACGCGGGCGGCTCGCCGCGCCGCACGTGCCGATGCGCGTGCGGCGCGGCATCACGGCAGATCACGGCACGTCACGTCGCACGACAGTGCGACATCAACCATTGACTGACAAGGAGACGCGACATGACTTCGATTCCCGCCGGCGTGCACCCGGCCGTGCTGCCGTCACTCGAGCGCTGGCATGCGATGGTCGCCGCGCACGACATGACCCGGCTGGCCGATATCGCCGATCCGAATGCGGTGTTCCGCTCGCCGATCGCGCATTCGGCCTACGCGGGCGCGCCCGCGCTGGTGCTCGCGATCGGCACGGTCATCAACGTATTCGAGGATTTCGTCTATCACCGGCAGCTCGCGACCGACGATGGCCTGAGCGTCGTGCTCGAATTCAGCGCGCGAGTGGGCGACAAGCAGTTGAAGGGCGTCGATCTGATCCGCTTCGACGAAGCGGGCAAGATCGTCGAGTTCGAGGTGATGGTGCGGCCGGCAAGCGGCTTGCAGGCGCTCGGCGCCGAAATGGGCGCGCGAATCGGCTCTCGCCTGCCCGAGTTTAAATCGAATGTGTGAACGATAAGCGAATAAAAATAGAAATAGAGATTTTCGCTTTATAAAACACTAATAGCGCCTTCAGGCTAAATATTACGATTGCATTGCTTTAAACTTCGAAACGGGTCGCGCGGGCGTTGTGCCGCGCACGTGTGACCGCCTCTTCTCGTCGATGATCCGCGAACGAATTCGCGGATCGTTTTATTTCGAATACGCGACAGTCGTGTTTCAAGACATGGCGGAACACCGATCTTCCGATCGGATTCGCGCGTGCGCGCGTCGGCGCGCACGCGCGAC
Encoded here:
- a CDS encoding hydroxyethylthiazole kinase, which encodes MESISWNTPSVRHELAAVKHAAPFVYGLTNYVAANLSANVLLAVGAAPAIGAAADWSARFAAGAGALWINTAALMSSGADALRTAARAAAEAGTRWVLDPVAVGAGAPDYDAIVRGLLAFKPTVIRGNASELIALAGGASAGKGVDTTASSESALAFIGDLARRSGAIVAVSGPTDYVTDGVDTLAVAGGDARLTRVTGAGCALGALIAALLAQRGAPLAAAGAAHAIYAIAAERAADARGTASFAVRFVDELSLLDPAE
- a CDS encoding TauD/TfdA family dioxygenase; amino-acid sequence: MLTQTSSLCAQALRQPFDSTLPLAEVTLPIHSPGTMTGDEISDMVGTFNRYGFVILDCESSERDNLLALKPLLGNAAPHKRADGDGVVPINAFKPVDGHIDSSHEAHLPHTDGAFSDAPERIITLQCVRPSHQGGLSTLSSAKAAYRHIVDRYGNVAPLARADAPTIERTTQKSTAPVFKAEDDGWSIKFRMNDGAATATPAAAAAAADMYDSLARFLTDPDNVLLFPLEPGQILIGDNTAVTHGRTGYPPDQRRNMRRLNFDGHGALERQLVFGFGDD
- a CDS encoding oxidoreductase — translated: MTYYPHLTAPLELGFTSLKNRVLMGSMHVGLEEAPNGFERMAAFYAERARGEAGLIVTGGIAPNERGRMMPGGSMLTTEEEAERHRIVTRAVHDAHGKIAMQILHFGRYAYHPSLVAPSALKAPINAFTPHSLSASEVDATIDDFVRCSALAQYAGYDGVEIMGSEGYLINEFIAARTNHRDDEWGGPYENRIRFPVEIVRRVRERVGANFIIIYRLSMLDLVEGGSTLDEVIRLAQAVEAAGATILNTGIGWHEARIPTIATKVPRAAYAWVTKRLVGKVGIPLVATNRINTPEIAEQLLAEGYCDMVSMARPFLADSQFVRKAREGRADEINTCIGCNQACLDHIFSGKITSCLVNPRACHETELVIAPAAQRKRIAVVGAGPAGLSFAVTAAERGHEVELFEASPEIGGQFNVAKKVPGKEEFHETLRYFRRQIELHGLTLHLNTRADVARLAGGGFDEIVLATGVVPRVPDIDGVDRANVLGYLDVLRDGKPVGANVAVIGAGGIGFDVSEYLTQTGESASVAPPKFYAEWGIDVGYEQRGGVRMPHVDAAARNVHLLQRKASKVGDGLGKTTGWIHRTSLKSRRVAMSSSVSYERIDDAGLHVTIDGEPQTLAVDSVVVCAGQEPQRELYDGLRAAGCSVHLIGGAHVAAELDAKRAILQGTRLAASI
- a CDS encoding nuclear transport factor 2 family protein, encoding MTSIPAGVHPAVLPSLERWHAMVAAHDMTRLADIADPNAVFRSPIAHSAYAGAPALVLAIGTVINVFEDFVYHRQLATDDGLSVVLEFSARVGDKQLKGVDLIRFDEAGKIVEFEVMVRPASGLQALGAEMGARIGSRLPEFKSNV
- a CDS encoding PadR family transcriptional regulator; the encoded protein is MSLPHALLTSLAERPGSGSELTRRFDRSIGYFWHATHQQIYRELARLEDEGWVESTPVEQARGRKRAYRILPAGRKELKRWIAQHDDPKPLRDELMIRLRAEAVVGPTGLGDEIKRRLDLHRQKLALYREIEARDFAHDMNTKDRRLQHLVLHAGIMQESQSIELMQQALDILSMPAEKSKRRGA